Proteins encoded within one genomic window of Panacibacter microcysteis:
- the gyrA gene encoding DNA gyrase subunit A — MEENLLPEQTNDNDRIIQVNIEEQMKTAYIDYSMSVIVGRALPDVRDGFKPVHRRVLYGMNELGNNSNKPYKKAARVVGEVMGKYHPHGDSAIYDTLVRMGQDWVMRHVLVDKQGNFGTQDGDPPAAMRYTEVRLDKFAEAMLEDIEKETVDFQLNFDDSLKEPIVLPTRIPQLLVNGSSGIAVGMATNMMPHNLGESVDGCVAYIENKEITAEELTKYVKAPDFPTGGVIYGMDGVKQGLLTGRGRVVLRGKCHTETKASGREQIIITAVPYQVNRDSLTDRIGQLVNEKVLEGVAYVNNESTNREGTRIVVDLKRDAIANVVINQLFKYTELQTSYGINNVALVKGRPKILNIRDLISEFVEFRMEVVTRRAQYDLRKARERAHILQGYLIALDHLDEVIRLIRSSSTPDIAKDNLINAGWGLDEIQAKAILELRLQRLTGMERDKIKEEFEGLMKLIASLEELLGSETLRYELIKKELLEIKEKFGSERKTAIQYLADEMRIEDLIEEEDVVITISHLGYIKRTSATEYRQQRRGGRGAIGSKTRQEDFVEHLFVGSTHDTLMFFTQKGRCYWLKVYEIPEGEKQGKGRAIQNLIQIPPDDKVKAIINVKNFEDKAYNESHYIILCTRKGIIKKTYLEDFSRPRANGVNAITINEGDELIEARLTDGNSEIMMAVKSGRAIRFPESKVRPTGRGAIGVGGIEVDDEKDEVIGMICANKGETEKTVLVVSEKGFGKRTSVDEYRITNRGGKGVKTINITEKTGTLVGILDVSEKEDLIITCKSGITLRTPISNIKEAGRATQGVILIRIDNGDAIAAVSKIEEQEIIEKPEETTGEPEQNTNDEPNESTDDQSETTNNS; from the coding sequence ATGGAAGAAAATCTATTGCCCGAACAGACCAACGATAACGATCGCATTATCCAGGTAAATATTGAGGAACAAATGAAGACTGCCTACATTGATTACTCAATGTCGGTAATTGTTGGACGTGCCTTACCCGATGTAAGAGATGGTTTTAAACCGGTACACCGAAGGGTATTGTATGGAATGAATGAACTGGGAAACAACAGCAATAAGCCTTATAAGAAAGCAGCCCGTGTAGTGGGAGAGGTGATGGGTAAGTATCACCCGCATGGTGACAGCGCCATTTACGATACACTCGTGCGTATGGGGCAGGATTGGGTGATGCGTCATGTGCTCGTAGACAAACAGGGAAACTTTGGTACGCAGGACGGTGACCCGCCAGCGGCCATGCGTTATACAGAAGTACGGCTCGACAAATTTGCCGAGGCTATGCTCGAAGACATTGAAAAGGAAACCGTTGACTTTCAACTGAACTTTGATGATTCTTTGAAAGAACCGATCGTTTTACCTACCAGGATACCCCAGTTGCTTGTAAACGGCAGCAGCGGTATTGCCGTGGGTATGGCGACCAATATGATGCCGCATAACCTTGGCGAATCTGTAGACGGTTGTGTTGCATACATTGAAAACAAAGAGATTACTGCCGAAGAACTTACCAAATATGTAAAAGCTCCTGACTTTCCTACCGGAGGTGTTATTTACGGCATGGATGGTGTGAAGCAAGGATTATTGACCGGTCGCGGAAGGGTTGTGCTGCGAGGTAAATGCCATACCGAAACAAAAGCCAGTGGCAGGGAGCAGATCATTATTACAGCGGTGCCGTACCAGGTAAACAGGGATTCACTTACCGACAGGATAGGCCAGCTTGTAAATGAAAAAGTGCTGGAAGGTGTGGCCTACGTAAACAACGAAAGCACGAACCGTGAAGGAACAAGAATTGTTGTAGATCTGAAAAGAGATGCCATTGCCAATGTGGTGATCAACCAGCTTTTCAAATACACTGAACTGCAGACCAGTTATGGCATTAACAATGTGGCTCTTGTAAAAGGACGACCAAAGATTCTGAATATACGGGATCTGATCAGCGAGTTTGTGGAGTTCAGGATGGAGGTTGTTACCCGGCGTGCACAGTATGACCTGCGTAAGGCGCGTGAAAGGGCACATATCCTGCAGGGTTACCTGATAGCATTAGATCATCTTGATGAAGTCATCCGTTTGATAAGGAGTTCTTCAACACCAGACATTGCGAAAGACAACCTGATCAATGCTGGCTGGGGACTGGATGAGATACAGGCAAAAGCAATCCTCGAATTAAGATTACAGCGCCTGACCGGAATGGAACGTGACAAGATCAAAGAAGAATTTGAGGGATTAATGAAACTTATTGCCAGCCTGGAGGAATTACTTGGTAGCGAAACACTGCGCTACGAGTTGATCAAAAAAGAATTGCTGGAAATAAAAGAAAAGTTTGGCAGCGAACGAAAAACAGCAATTCAGTACCTCGCAGATGAGATGCGTATTGAAGATCTTATTGAGGAAGAAGATGTTGTAATAACTATCTCACATTTAGGTTACATCAAAAGAACCTCTGCTACCGAATATCGCCAACAGCGCAGGGGCGGTCGTGGAGCCATCGGAAGCAAGACAAGACAGGAAGATTTTGTAGAACATCTTTTTGTAGGATCTACCCACGACACGTTAATGTTTTTTACACAAAAAGGCCGTTGTTACTGGCTGAAGGTTTACGAAATTCCGGAAGGTGAAAAGCAGGGTAAGGGAAGAGCCATTCAAAACCTGATTCAGATTCCACCGGATGACAAGGTGAAAGCCATTATCAATGTTAAAAATTTCGAAGACAAAGCATACAACGAAAGCCATTACATTATTCTTTGCACCAGGAAAGGCATAATTAAGAAAACCTACCTGGAAGATTTCAGCCGCCCCAGAGCAAATGGTGTGAATGCCATCACCATTAATGAAGGAGATGAGTTGATTGAGGCAAGGCTTACGGACGGTAATTCCGAGATCATGATGGCCGTAAAAAGCGGCAGGGCGATACGTTTTCCTGAGAGCAAGGTAAGACCTACGGGCCGTGGTGCAATAGGTGTTGGAGGTATAGAAGTGGATGACGAAAAAGATGAGGTAATTGGCATGATATGTGCCAATAAAGGCGAAACTGAAAAAACGGTTCTTGTTGTAAGCGAAAAAGGTTTTGGTAAACGCACTTCTGTAGATGAATACCGCATTACCAATCGCGGCGGTAAGGGGGTAAAAACGATTAACATCACAGAGAAAACCGGTACCTTAGTAGGCATCCTCGACGTAAGCGAGAAAGAAGATCTGATCATTACCTGTAAGTCGGGCATTACTTTAAGAACGCCCATTTCTAATATTAAAGAGGCGGGCAGGGCTACACAAGGTGTTATTCTTATAAGGATTGATAATGGCGACGCAATAGCTGCTGTTTCTAAAATTGAAGAACAGGAGATCATTGAAAAGCCAGAGGAAACAACAGGTGAACCGGAACAAAATACCAATGATGAACCCAACGAATCAACTGACGATCAATCAGAAACAACAAACAATTCATAA
- a CDS encoding DUF6089 family protein, giving the protein MYKSVVRICIIFPLLAQTFHAKCQRLFVHLDGGAVNYGGDLQSQLFTLQQANSFFGGGLYYKISGAFALEGTFSAGKLAATDAKTKVESTRRNLSFYSGLTEGSLVLHANLRDVPGNARLTPYMHAGIAVYHYNPYTYYQGQKVYLQPLGTEGQGLSQFPDRKIYSLTQLAIPFGGGLKFAVTDRIMIGGEITFRKLFTDYLDDVSSRRYVDTGLLRTARGPLSAKMSFRSDETANPLTFNSNIQRGNPDRKDVYYTILLKLYITFGGNGGGNHAEAKRLRRQSSCPPKL; this is encoded by the coding sequence ATGTACAAAAGCGTAGTACGCATCTGTATTATTTTCCCGTTACTTGCCCAAACATTTCACGCCAAATGTCAGCGGCTTTTTGTTCACCTGGATGGTGGCGCGGTCAATTATGGTGGCGATTTGCAGTCACAGTTGTTCACGCTTCAGCAGGCCAACAGCTTTTTTGGTGGTGGATTGTACTATAAAATTTCAGGTGCGTTTGCACTCGAGGGTACGTTCTCTGCAGGAAAGCTGGCCGCCACAGACGCAAAGACCAAAGTAGAATCTACAAGGCGCAACCTGAGTTTTTATTCAGGACTTACTGAGGGCAGCCTGGTATTGCACGCTAACCTGAGAGATGTACCGGGAAACGCACGGCTAACACCATACATGCATGCGGGCATAGCTGTATACCATTATAACCCCTACACTTATTACCAGGGGCAGAAAGTTTATCTGCAGCCGCTGGGCACAGAAGGCCAGGGATTATCACAGTTCCCTGACAGGAAAATCTATAGCCTCACACAATTGGCCATTCCCTTTGGAGGGGGGCTGAAATTTGCGGTGACGGACAGAATAATGATTGGGGGAGAAATCACTTTTAGAAAATTGTTTACAGACTACCTGGACGATGTAAGCAGCAGAAGATACGTGGATACCGGTCTTCTAAGAACAGCCCGGGGCCCGCTTTCTGCGAAAATGTCTTTCAGAAGTGACGAAACTGCAAACCCACTCACTTTTAACAGCAACATTCAAAGAGGTAATCCCGATCGGAAAGATGTTTACTACACTATCTTACTGAAACTTTACATCACTTTCGGAGGCAACGGAGGAGGTAATCATGCAGAAGCCAAAAGATTGCGCAGGCAGTCAAGTTGTCCGCCTAAGTTATAA
- a CDS encoding UbiD family decarboxylase → MRYTTLEECLVDLEKNNQLVRIKEETDPFLEMAAIHLRVHEAKGPALLFENIKGTKYRAASNIFGTLERSRFIFRGNIELVQALIKLRNNPAEALKKPLSNVRTALAGLKALPLKNPVAKPILHKQIAISDLPLIQHWPNDGGAFVTLPQVYTEDIEKPGIMQANLGMYRIQLSGNDYKLNEEIGLHYQLHRGIGVHQTKANKKGQPLKVSVFVGGPPAHTLSAVMPLPEGISEMTFAGVLGGRRFRYFYRDGYCISADADFVITGEVYPGENKPEGPFGDHLGYYSLQHLFPLMKVKKVYAKENAIWPFTVVGRPPQEDTAFGELIHDLTGDAIPNEIPGLKEVHAVDAAGVHPLLLAIGSERYTPYMPAKQPSEILTIANHVLGTGQLSLAKFLFITADESKHLSASNIPDFFDYLLRRIDLTRDVHFYTNTSIDTLDYSGTGLNKGSKVVFAAYGDEIRQPAKDLPAILAPNRLWTSAAMALPGVACIQLPAFTSYEHAQMETGEIDQLLSADVALLHHVPIIVVCDDALFTAATLNNFLWVAFTRCNPSHDIYGVGTTTIFKHWGCNGSLIIDARIKPHHAPVLERDKNVEKKIERIFNKGGSLYKVLK, encoded by the coding sequence ATGCGCTACACCACACTGGAGGAATGCCTGGTTGATCTTGAAAAAAACAATCAGCTTGTAAGAATAAAAGAAGAAACAGATCCTTTTCTTGAAATGGCGGCTATACACCTGAGGGTTCATGAAGCCAAGGGCCCCGCGTTGCTTTTCGAAAATATAAAAGGTACGAAGTACAGGGCCGCATCCAACATTTTTGGAACACTGGAAAGAAGCAGGTTTATTTTTCGGGGAAACATTGAACTCGTGCAGGCTTTGATCAAACTGCGCAATAACCCGGCGGAAGCATTGAAGAAACCTCTTAGCAATGTTCGCACGGCACTCGCAGGCCTCAAAGCGCTGCCACTGAAAAATCCTGTGGCAAAACCAATCTTACATAAACAAATCGCCATTAGCGATTTGCCACTTATTCAACACTGGCCAAACGACGGTGGGGCATTTGTAACGCTGCCCCAGGTTTATACAGAAGATATTGAAAAGCCTGGCATAATGCAGGCTAATCTTGGTATGTATCGTATCCAGCTTTCGGGTAACGATTATAAGTTAAATGAAGAGATCGGGTTGCATTACCAGTTGCACAGGGGTATTGGTGTACACCAGACAAAAGCCAATAAAAAAGGGCAGCCCTTAAAGGTTAGCGTATTCGTTGGAGGCCCTCCGGCACATACACTTTCAGCGGTAATGCCCTTGCCGGAGGGCATCAGTGAAATGACTTTCGCCGGGGTACTCGGTGGCAGGAGATTCAGGTATTTTTACAGGGATGGTTACTGCATTAGTGCTGATGCAGATTTTGTTATTACGGGAGAGGTATACCCCGGAGAGAACAAACCGGAAGGCCCTTTTGGTGACCACCTGGGGTATTATAGCCTTCAACACCTTTTTCCGTTAATGAAAGTGAAAAAGGTATACGCAAAAGAAAATGCTATCTGGCCTTTTACTGTTGTAGGCAGACCTCCACAGGAAGACACAGCTTTCGGAGAGCTGATTCACGATTTGACAGGAGATGCTATACCCAATGAAATTCCTGGTTTGAAAGAAGTGCATGCTGTTGATGCTGCCGGTGTTCACCCGTTATTACTGGCAATTGGCAGCGAACGCTACACACCTTATATGCCGGCGAAACAACCTTCCGAGATATTAACGATAGCCAATCATGTGTTGGGAACCGGCCAATTGAGCCTTGCGAAATTTTTGTTTATTACAGCAGACGAGAGCAAACACTTATCTGCGAGTAATATCCCCGATTTTTTCGATTACTTGTTAAGAAGAATTGATCTTACAAGAGACGTTCATTTTTATACCAATACATCCATTGATACACTTGACTACTCGGGAACGGGTTTAAACAAAGGCAGCAAAGTTGTATTTGCAGCATATGGTGATGAGATACGCCAGCCGGCAAAAGATCTGCCTGCTATTCTTGCGCCCAACAGGTTGTGGACGTCTGCGGCAATGGCTTTGCCAGGTGTTGCCTGTATTCAGTTGCCTGCATTTACAAGTTATGAACATGCACAAATGGAGACAGGTGAAATAGATCAGCTATTGTCTGCTGACGTTGCATTACTTCATCATGTGCCCATTATTGTTGTATGCGATGACGCGTTGTTTACAGCTGCTACGCTCAACAATTTTTTGTGGGTAGCATTTACCAGGTGCAACCCTTCTCATGACATTTATGGCGTAGGCACCACGACTATTTTTAAGCACTGGGGCTGCAATGGTTCGTTGATTATTGATGCGCGTATAAAGCCACACCACGCACCGGTATTAGAAAGAGATAAAAATGTTGAGAAAAAGATAGAGCGGATTTTCAATAAAGGCGGGAGTTTGTATAAGGTATTAAAATAA
- a CDS encoding sterol desaturase family protein yields the protein METYGKILLIAMPLFLALVLFEKWYGWFKHNDTVRGMDMISSLSSGITNVTKDVLGLGVSIITYEWMVQHLAVFHIESTVVTYVLAFIALDFSGYWVHRLDHRVNIFWNAHLIHHSSEEFNLACALRQSISVFVRLFTFFLLPAAIIGVPAEVIAVVAPIQLFAQFWYHTRHIHKMGFLEKILVTPSHHRVHHALNPEYLDKNLSQIFIVWDKIFGTFQQELPDKPPVYGITRPVKTWNPVKINFQHLWLLVKDAWRTKSIKDKLRIWFMPTGWRPADVAEKYPVYKIEDVYNFEKYNPQHSAGLYAWSWVQLVVLLLLISYLFGNIAIIKSPGIFVYGGFIFLMVYAFTELMDRNPNAFYWQLLTNFYGVGAIIYFGDWFSITKTLHVSNTVFYAWFIFSQCVYAWFAFAGFSKKHNSVVQHS from the coding sequence ATGGAAACTTATGGTAAGATATTGTTGATTGCAATGCCTCTATTCCTGGCACTTGTATTATTTGAAAAATGGTATGGCTGGTTCAAACACAATGATACCGTGCGTGGAATGGATATGATAAGCAGCCTGAGCAGCGGTATCACAAATGTTACCAAAGATGTGCTTGGCCTGGGTGTCTCGATCATTACATACGAATGGATGGTGCAACACCTGGCTGTTTTCCACATTGAATCGACCGTAGTAACTTATGTACTGGCGTTTATAGCACTGGACTTTTCCGGTTACTGGGTACACAGGCTAGATCACAGGGTAAACATATTCTGGAATGCGCATCTTATACATCACAGCAGCGAAGAGTTCAACCTTGCATGCGCCCTGCGGCAAAGCATTTCCGTGTTTGTGCGGTTATTCACTTTCTTTTTATTGCCTGCTGCTATCATTGGCGTGCCTGCAGAAGTAATTGCAGTAGTGGCGCCCATACAATTGTTTGCGCAATTCTGGTACCACACAAGACATATCCACAAAATGGGATTTCTCGAAAAGATTTTGGTCACACCTTCGCACCACCGCGTGCACCATGCATTAAACCCGGAATACCTTGATAAAAATCTTTCGCAGATATTCATTGTGTGGGATAAAATTTTCGGCACCTTCCAGCAAGAGCTGCCCGATAAGCCACCGGTTTATGGCATTACCCGCCCGGTTAAAACCTGGAACCCTGTTAAAATAAATTTTCAGCATTTGTGGTTGCTGGTTAAAGATGCATGGAGAACAAAAAGTATAAAAGATAAACTTCGTATATGGTTTATGCCTACAGGCTGGCGCCCTGCTGATGTAGCAGAAAAGTATCCCGTTTACAAGATCGAAGATGTGTACAACTTTGAAAAATATAATCCGCAACATTCTGCAGGTTTATATGCATGGTCATGGGTTCAACTGGTTGTTTTATTGCTACTCATCAGCTACCTTTTCGGCAATATTGCCATAATAAAATCCCCCGGAATTTTTGTGTATGGCGGCTTTATTTTTCTTATGGTATACGCGTTTACGGAATTAATGGATCGAAATCCCAATGCATTTTACTGGCAGCTATTGACCAACTTTTATGGCGTGGGTGCTATTATTTATTTTGGTGACTGGTTCAGCATCACAAAAACACTACACGTTAGCAACACCGTGTTCTACGCATGGTTTATTTTCTCCCAATGCGTCTATGCCTGGTTTGCATTTGCCGGGTTTTCCAAAAAACACAACAGCGTGGTACAACATTCCTGA
- a CDS encoding DUF6600 domain-containing protein has protein sequence MRTAIRFLLAGIICFSGLLYSNKSASQQVSATVSFSVFHDNLQSYGRWRAHPKYGDVWIYGQAGFTPYSTDGHWVYSQYGWTWVSDYPWGWATFHYGRWAYEPSYGWFWVPGSEWAPAWVSWRTGGDYYGWAPLGPGLSINVGVNSIPANRWVFMPRRYITDPRPNRYYVSNTKNVTIIRNTTIINNTNVNRVSNRNVTFNSGPRREDVERDTKVKVNVMNVNNSSRPGKVEIDNSKKTVNIYKPDIDEKTVNKKVVRNESNDNDKPDIDNENRKPVVKKQQENKPRPKPQVKPKPQPKPKPKPDDRPGKSRKEK, from the coding sequence ATGAGAACAGCAATACGGTTTCTACTGGCAGGGATAATATGTTTTTCCGGTCTTTTATATTCCAATAAATCAGCAAGTCAACAAGTTAGCGCAACGGTAAGTTTTTCAGTCTTTCATGATAACCTGCAATCATACGGCAGGTGGAGAGCCCACCCAAAATATGGTGACGTGTGGATTTACGGGCAGGCAGGTTTTACACCTTATAGTACAGATGGCCATTGGGTTTACTCGCAATATGGCTGGACGTGGGTATCTGACTACCCATGGGGCTGGGCAACTTTCCACTACGGCCGTTGGGCATATGAACCTTCTTACGGCTGGTTTTGGGTACCGGGTTCTGAATGGGCTCCGGCATGGGTAAGCTGGAGAACAGGCGGTGATTACTATGGTTGGGCGCCACTTGGTCCGGGGTTAAGCATCAATGTTGGTGTTAATTCAATTCCCGCAAACAGGTGGGTGTTTATGCCACGCAGGTATATAACAGATCCAAGACCTAACCGCTACTATGTATCAAACACAAAGAATGTAACCATCATACGAAACACCACCATTATCAACAACACAAATGTTAACAGGGTATCAAACAGGAATGTAACTTTCAACAGTGGCCCAAGGCGCGAAGATGTGGAACGCGATACAAAAGTGAAAGTGAATGTGATGAATGTAAATAACAGCTCCAGGCCGGGCAAAGTTGAAATAGACAACAGTAAAAAAACAGTGAATATCTACAAGCCTGACATTGACGAAAAAACAGTGAACAAAAAGGTCGTGCGAAATGAAAGCAATGACAACGACAAGCCTGATATTGATAATGAAAACAGGAAACCTGTTGTTAAAAAGCAACAGGAAAATAAACCACGGCCAAAGCCGCAGGTAAAACCAAAACCACAGCCAAAACCTAAACCCAAACCAGACGACAGACCAGGAAAAAGCAGGAAAGAAAAATAA
- a CDS encoding prolipoprotein diacylglyceryl transferase, whose translation MYPNLYYAFKDLFGINIPFLKVINTFGFFVALAFLAAAWFLVKELKRKQALGEFTYVETTITVGKPAGFSEILINFILGFILGFKIIGVVLVKGALDNPQAFIFSSNGSWPAGIVAGLFFGGLKWWERNRNKLAKPEERKIRIWPSDRVGDVVMISAVGGIIGAKIFDNLENWDRFIEDPLANLLSPSGLTFYGGLIVASLALWYYFKKKNISFIKVADAAAPSLMLSYGLGRIGCQVAGDGDWGIINSAYLTHDDGAIFLATPEQVETGLKAYGSMYQETGLVGSAEHLSVKAFAGLPDWFFAYNYPHNVNETGVKLLNCDWGQYCNHLPLPVFPTPLYEIIMGLLIFGILWAVRKKIKITGRMFAIYLIFNGIERFLIEKIRVNTKYDIAGFHPSQAELISSMLVIGGILLYAYAPKLWPPKKVQATT comes from the coding sequence ATGTATCCAAATTTATATTACGCTTTCAAAGACCTTTTTGGTATCAATATTCCTTTTCTCAAAGTAATCAACACATTTGGCTTTTTTGTGGCGCTTGCTTTCCTTGCAGCCGCGTGGTTCCTGGTAAAAGAACTAAAAAGAAAGCAGGCGTTAGGAGAATTTACTTACGTTGAAACAACTATTACGGTAGGTAAACCGGCCGGTTTTTCAGAAATACTCATCAATTTCATACTTGGTTTTATCCTTGGTTTTAAGATCATAGGTGTGGTACTGGTTAAAGGGGCGCTGGATAACCCACAGGCATTTATTTTCTCTTCCAATGGCAGTTGGCCTGCCGGTATTGTTGCAGGTTTATTTTTTGGTGGTCTTAAATGGTGGGAAAGGAACCGGAATAAACTGGCAAAACCAGAAGAACGAAAGATCAGGATATGGCCGAGTGACAGGGTAGGAGATGTGGTAATGATCTCTGCAGTGGGTGGTATTATTGGTGCCAAAATTTTTGATAACCTTGAAAACTGGGACAGGTTTATTGAAGATCCACTGGCTAATCTTCTTTCACCCAGTGGTCTTACTTTTTATGGGGGCCTTATCGTTGCTTCGCTTGCATTGTGGTATTATTTTAAAAAGAAAAACATCAGTTTTATAAAAGTAGCAGATGCTGCCGCGCCTTCTCTTATGTTGTCTTACGGACTTGGCAGAATCGGTTGCCAGGTTGCCGGTGATGGCGACTGGGGCATTATCAACAGTGCGTACCTTACTCATGACGACGGGGCAATTTTTCTTGCCACACCGGAACAGGTTGAAACCGGTTTAAAAGCCTATGGTTCCATGTACCAGGAAACGGGGCTGGTTGGTTCAGCAGAACATTTGTCTGTAAAGGCTTTCGCTGGTTTGCCGGATTGGTTCTTTGCCTACAACTACCCGCACAACGTGAACGAAACAGGTGTTAAACTACTTAACTGTGATTGGGGACAATATTGTAACCATCTTCCGTTGCCTGTATTCCCTACGCCGCTTTATGAGATCATTATGGGTCTTTTAATTTTTGGTATTTTATGGGCTGTCAGAAAGAAAATAAAAATTACCGGCAGAATGTTCGCCATATACTTAATCTTTAATGGTATTGAAAGATTTTTGATTGAAAAGATAAGGGTGAACACCAAGTATGATATTGCCGGCTTTCATCCTTCACAGGCGGAACTGATCTCTTCAATGCTTGTTATTGGGGGCATATTATTGTACGCCTACGCTCCAAAACTATGGCCTCCTAAAAAAGTTCAGGCTACCACATAG
- a CDS encoding BrxA/BrxB family bacilliredoxin encodes MYPAEIVMPMKAELTENGFDELVTPEEVDQALKSEGTTLVMINSVCGCAAGSARPAVVMAVNNTDKRPDKLTTSFAGFDITAVNRVREHLLPYPPSSPAIALFKDGQLVHMIERHQIEGRPAQVIARNLIAAFESYC; translated from the coding sequence ATGTATCCAGCAGAGATCGTAATGCCAATGAAGGCTGAACTTACGGAAAATGGTTTTGATGAATTAGTAACGCCTGAAGAAGTAGACCAGGCGCTGAAAAGTGAAGGAACGACATTAGTAATGATCAATTCTGTGTGCGGGTGCGCAGCAGGAAGTGCAAGACCCGCGGTAGTTATGGCGGTTAATAATACTGATAAAAGACCCGATAAACTGACCACCAGTTTTGCAGGCTTTGACATTACAGCGGTTAACAGGGTTAGGGAACACCTGTTGCCTTATCCACCGTCATCACCGGCAATAGCGCTCTTTAAAGATGGTCAATTGGTGCATATGATTGAAAGGCACCAGATAGAAGGAAGACCGGCGCAGGTTATAGCCAGAAATCTTATCGCTGCTTTCGAAAGTTATTGTTAG
- a CDS encoding Hsp20/alpha crystallin family protein, with protein MTLAKHNYRNFNDLFEEFLRPTTWGRETGLTVPPVNIHENTDAYHLELVAPGLNKEDFKVNLEKGLLTISYEAKAQAENKEYKTHRKEFSVSGFKRSFSVDDKIDADGIQAKYENGVLKLLLPKKEEVKVQPKAITIQ; from the coding sequence ATGACACTCGCAAAACACAATTACAGGAACTTCAACGATCTATTTGAAGAATTTTTACGCCCAACTACCTGGGGCAGAGAAACCGGTTTAACCGTTCCACCGGTAAACATTCATGAGAACACTGATGCTTACCATCTTGAGCTTGTGGCACCTGGTTTAAACAAAGAAGATTTTAAAGTAAATCTTGAAAAAGGTTTACTAACAATCAGCTACGAAGCCAAAGCGCAGGCAGAAAACAAAGAATACAAAACACACCGTAAAGAGTTTAGTGTATCTGGTTTCAAACGCAGTTTTAGTGTAGATGACAAGATTGATGCAGATGGAATCCAGGCAAAATATGAGAATGGCGTGCTTAAGCTGTTACTTCCTAAAAAAGAAGAAGTAAAGGTGCAGCCCAAAGCTATCACCATACAATAA
- a CDS encoding RNA polymerase sigma factor, which translates to MQVNNDFLSLINQHQNIIHKVCNIYMHDAADKEDLFQEITLQAWNAYKNFRGDAKFSTWLYRVALNTAISFYRKEKRKPVFEFSANEFPERAEESNEIEEQMQAMYAAIATLSKIDKALVMLYLEDYSYDEIGNMLGITANNVAVKMNRIKTKLKEESKKHYQFS; encoded by the coding sequence ATGCAGGTAAATAACGATTTTTTATCGCTCATCAATCAGCATCAAAATATTATACACAAAGTGTGTAACATCTATATGCACGATGCTGCAGATAAGGAAGATCTTTTCCAGGAAATTACCCTGCAGGCATGGAATGCATACAAAAATTTTCGCGGAGACGCAAAGTTTTCAACCTGGCTTTACCGGGTTGCGCTTAATACTGCCATCTCTTTTTACCGGAAGGAAAAACGAAAACCCGTATTTGAATTTTCAGCCAATGAGTTTCCTGAGCGTGCAGAAGAAAGCAACGAAATAGAAGAGCAGATGCAGGCCATGTATGCAGCAATAGCCACGCTCTCAAAGATTGATAAAGCACTTGTCATGTTATATCTCGAAGATTACAGTTACGACGAAATTGGCAATATGCTCGGTATAACGGCTAATAACGTGGCCGTAAAAATGAACCGGATAAAAACAAAGCTGAAAGAAGAAAGTAAAAAACATTACCAGTTCTCATAA
- a CDS encoding Crp/Fnr family transcriptional regulator yields MKSSATHEQLHTLRKVMDKIEPVNDDDFNLLIPFIKREKFKRGQVIVHEGTINRYVYFIIKGCVRSHGIEEGREVNLKFYFEENVFADFNSLKNETASAFSFVALESVEVLCISKTDVLPLVLHSDGMTLFSFRFFEQLFIEEELHSNSFKLLTPEQRYHYLEENEPHYLQRIPLTYLASYLGTSRETLNRIRRSK; encoded by the coding sequence ATGAAAAGCTCCGCAACCCATGAACAGCTGCATACACTCCGAAAGGTAATGGACAAGATTGAACCGGTAAATGATGATGATTTCAACCTGTTAATACCATTCATTAAACGGGAAAAGTTTAAGCGGGGACAAGTTATTGTACACGAAGGAACGATTAACCGGTATGTATATTTCATTATAAAAGGCTGCGTACGCAGTCATGGAATAGAAGAGGGAAGAGAAGTAAATCTTAAGTTTTATTTCGAAGAAAATGTGTTTGCAGATTTTAACAGCCTTAAGAACGAAACAGCTTCGGCATTTTCTTTTGTAGCGCTGGAAAGTGTAGAGGTATTGTGTATTTCCAAAACCGATGTACTGCCGCTTGTATTACATTCAGATGGTATGACGCTGTTTTCATTCCGCTTTTTTGAGCAGCTTTTTATCGAAGAGGAATTGCACAGCAATTCCTTTAAACTGCTAACGCCGGAACAGCGCTACCATTACCTTGAAGAAAATGAACCGCATTACCTGCAGCGTATACCGCTTACTTACCTTGCATCTTACCTTGGCACAAGCCGGGAAACGCTCAACAGGATAAGGAGAAGCAAATAA